In Candidatus Nanopelagicales bacterium, a genomic segment contains:
- a CDS encoding peptide MFS transporter produces MTADAFAGTPDSAKTFFGQPRGLATLFMTEMWERFSFYGMRALLVLYLTAPQTQGYPPGPGLGFSDGDAAAIYGSYNALVYVLPLAGGWLADKIWGARRSVLAGGIIIAAGHFSMALPAETMFWLGLLLIAGGTGLLKPNISAIVGHLYTPDDTRRDAGFSIFYMGINLGAFLAPLVTGYLQINYGWHWGFAAAGIGMCLGLVQYVLGRKNLGDAGMKPSAKATPAELRKAGRIALISTAVVAAVAVVDAVLFGWDAADVTTMLTVIILVLPVIYFVRLMRAPMTPVERSRVKAFAALFLAAVVFWGIYDQAGSTLSVFTQQWIDRDVFGFEVPTAWFQSINPIFIIMFAPVFAWIWMKLANRAPSLPLKFAIAMVGIGLSFLIMLPPAAAADNGQQSSALWIVTVYLIQTWAELLLSPTGLSATTELAPAGYGSQMLALWFLAVAVGDSIAGQVLRALDDAAYTTIFAVFGIAAVLVSLVMFALIRPIRRLMSGIH; encoded by the coding sequence GTGACCGCCGACGCGTTCGCGGGGACCCCGGACTCCGCCAAGACGTTCTTCGGGCAGCCGCGCGGCCTGGCCACGCTGTTCATGACCGAGATGTGGGAGCGCTTCTCCTTCTACGGGATGCGCGCCCTGCTCGTCCTCTACCTCACCGCGCCGCAGACCCAGGGCTACCCGCCCGGCCCGGGCCTGGGCTTCAGCGACGGTGACGCCGCGGCCATCTACGGCTCGTACAACGCCCTGGTCTACGTCCTCCCGCTCGCCGGCGGCTGGCTGGCGGACAAGATCTGGGGGGCCCGCCGTTCGGTCCTGGCCGGCGGCATCATCATCGCGGCCGGGCACTTCAGCATGGCGCTGCCCGCGGAGACGATGTTCTGGCTGGGCCTGCTGCTCATCGCCGGCGGGACGGGGCTGCTCAAGCCGAACATCTCCGCCATTGTCGGGCACCTCTACACCCCCGACGACACCCGCCGCGACGCCGGCTTCTCGATCTTCTACATGGGCATCAACCTCGGGGCCTTCCTCGCCCCGCTCGTGACCGGGTACCTGCAGATCAACTACGGGTGGCACTGGGGCTTCGCGGCGGCCGGCATCGGGATGTGCCTGGGCCTGGTCCAGTACGTCCTCGGCCGGAAGAACCTCGGTGATGCCGGGATGAAGCCGTCGGCGAAGGCCACGCCGGCCGAGCTGCGCAAGGCAGGCCGGATCGCTCTCATCTCCACCGCGGTCGTCGCCGCCGTGGCGGTCGTCGACGCGGTCCTCTTCGGCTGGGACGCGGCCGACGTCACGACGATGCTGACGGTCATCATCCTGGTGCTGCCGGTGATCTACTTCGTCCGGCTGATGCGGGCCCCGATGACGCCGGTGGAGCGTTCGCGGGTGAAGGCTTTCGCGGCCCTGTTCCTCGCCGCGGTGGTGTTCTGGGGAATCTACGACCAGGCCGGCAGCACGCTGTCGGTGTTCACCCAGCAGTGGATCGACCGGGACGTGTTCGGGTTCGAGGTGCCGACCGCCTGGTTCCAGTCGATCAACCCGATCTTCATCATCATGTTCGCGCCGGTCTTCGCGTGGATCTGGATGAAGCTGGCGAACCGGGCGCCGTCGCTGCCGCTGAAGTTCGCGATCGCGATGGTCGGCATCGGGCTGTCGTTCCTCATCATGCTGCCGCCGGCGGCCGCCGCCGACAACGGGCAGCAGTCCTCCGCGCTGTGGATCGTGACCGTCTACCTCATCCAGACCTGGGCCGAGCTGCTGCTGTCGCCGACCGGGCTGTCGGCCACCACCGAGCTGGCGCCCGCCGGGTACGGCAGCCAGATGCTGGCGCTGTGGTTCCTCGCGGTGGCGGTCGGTGACTCGATCGCCGGACAGGTGCTGCGGGCGCTGGACGATGCGGCGTACACGACGATCTTCGCGGTCTTCGGGATCGCGGCGGTGCTGGTGTCGCTGGTGATGTTCGCGCTGATCCGGCCCATCCGCCGCCTGATGTCCGGCATCCACTGA
- a CDS encoding SagB/ThcOx family dehydrogenase gives MRRRVRLPYAAAVLLAAAVLAACTTAPAVDVDAAATARASAVTRSLPGPDVDGDVPLTDALTERRSVRSYADTPLTGAQVAQLLWAAQGITADWGGRTAPSAGGIYPLEAYVVAGDEVLHYLPDGHRAQAWRLSGAQQALARAVGQDAVADAPAAFVLTGVVARTAEKYGERAERYVLLEVGHAAQNLLLQATGLGLGAVTIGAFDDDALAAVLALGEGERPYYVIPVGVPDPDAG, from the coding sequence GCCGCGTGCACGACGGCCCCCGCGGTGGACGTCGACGCCGCGGCGACCGCGCGGGCCTCGGCCGTCACCCGGTCCCTCCCGGGCCCCGACGTCGACGGCGACGTCCCCCTGACCGACGCGCTCACCGAGCGTCGCTCGGTCCGGTCGTACGCGGACACCCCGCTGACGGGCGCCCAGGTGGCGCAGCTGCTCTGGGCGGCGCAGGGCATCACCGCGGACTGGGGCGGCCGTACCGCGCCCTCGGCCGGCGGCATCTATCCGCTGGAGGCGTACGTGGTCGCCGGTGACGAGGTACTGCACTACCTCCCCGATGGGCACCGGGCGCAGGCCTGGCGCCTGTCCGGCGCTCAGCAGGCGCTCGCGAGGGCGGTGGGCCAGGACGCGGTCGCGGACGCCCCAGCCGCGTTCGTGCTGACCGGAGTCGTCGCGCGGACCGCGGAGAAGTACGGTGAACGGGCCGAGCGCTACGTCCTGCTCGAGGTCGGCCACGCGGCGCAGAACCTGCTGCTGCAGGCCACCGGGCTCGGGCTCGGCGCGGTGACGATCGGGGCCTTCGACGACGACGCGCTGGCCGCCGTCCTGGCGCTGGGCGAGGGCGAACGGCCGTACTACGTCATCCCGGTCGGCGTTCCGGACCCGGACGCGGGCTGA
- a CDS encoding DUF1349 domain-containing protein codes for MDAGEWLNPPVDARADGDELRVTTVRGSDFWRDTYYGFTRDTGHALLTGIAGSGSLEVDLRVDFAHLYDQAGLMLRTDAQTWLKAGVEITDGVPHVGAVVTHGESDWSLAPVPEWSGRVVTVRASWAQGAVTLRARAAGDPWRTIRLAPFRVEGSTRAGVYACSPERDRLVVTFTGARSGPPDPGLHSDPPPPTSAE; via the coding sequence ATGGACGCCGGGGAGTGGCTGAACCCGCCCGTCGACGCGCGCGCCGACGGGGACGAGCTGCGGGTGACCACGGTGCGCGGCAGCGACTTCTGGCGCGACACCTACTACGGCTTCACCCGGGACACCGGGCACGCACTGCTGACCGGGATCGCCGGGTCAGGGTCCCTGGAGGTGGACCTGCGGGTCGACTTCGCGCACCTGTACGACCAGGCCGGGCTGATGCTGCGGACCGACGCGCAGACGTGGCTGAAGGCGGGGGTCGAGATCACCGACGGGGTCCCCCATGTCGGGGCGGTCGTCACCCACGGGGAGTCGGACTGGTCGCTCGCCCCGGTGCCGGAGTGGTCCGGCCGCGTCGTCACGGTCCGGGCCTCGTGGGCGCAGGGTGCGGTGACCCTGCGGGCGCGGGCGGCCGGGGACCCGTGGCGGACGATCCGGCTCGCGCCGTTCCGGGTGGAGGGGTCGACCCGGGCGGGGGTCTACGCGTGCTCGCCGGAGCGGGACCGCCTGGTGGTGACGTTCACCGGGGCCCGCAGCGGTCCCCCGGACCCCGGCCTGCACTCCGACCCGCCACCCCCCACCTCGGCCGAATGA